CAGCAGCAGCTTGATCTTGCGCGCGCGTTCTTCGGACATGCGTGGGATTGTAAATGGTCGTCGGTTTTCGGTGTTCGGTTCTCGGTTGTGGCTTTCCTCTGTAACCGAATACCGCCAACCGACAACCGACAACCGATAACCTAGAAGCTGCCTGCCACAAACTCCTCAATCACCATCTTCGAAATCGCGCCGCATTGGCCGCACCAGAGCAGCGTCATGTTGTTCTCGGAACTCAGCACTGCGACCCGCAAGCTCTCGCACGACGCGCAGCAGGTGGTCGGCTCGCCAGACTGGGGTTCCTCCACGGTCGTGGTTGCAGTCATTGTCTGCCCTGTCTTTACGGTGTTGATCTCGAACGTGCTGCGGCAATCGGCGCATACGTGGTTGAAGCAGCACTTCGGCTCGCACGAGTAGACGATCTCGGCGCCACCGCACTTGGGGCAGCGGATGATGTCCTTGAGCGCGAGAGCCATATGTACTGCATGATAGCAATCGAGTTGAGCAACGCCGGAGGTCGAGTGCCAGAGAATTTACAAGTGAGTAAACCCCAGAGTTTTCGCACTAAGTAAAACATACTTGACATCGAGTATAAAATATCATACATTGTGTCGCGAAAGGTAGACATGCCGAGGAGGTTTTCATGTCGTTCCGCGAAAAAAGCGCCTGGATCTCGTTGCTCTCGATTTCGGGCATTTATGGCTTCTACTTCTGGTCGGTCATTCATGCCGGCCCGCAGCCCGGCCGCTCCCACTTCGGCGGACTGCTGGAGACAATCATCTTGCTGGTGGTTGTGCAGATCGCGTTGACGGTCGCGGTCGCCATCTTCAACCCCAGGGAAGCCAAGGCTCCGCGCGACGAACGCGACAAACTGATCGAGCTCCGGGCCATGCGCGTCGCCTATGCCGGGCTCGCGACGAGCGTCGCGCTCGCCTGCTTTTTCGGCGCGTTCAATCCCCCCATCCTCTTTAACACCAACGCCCTGCTGTTCATTCTGGTGACAGCGGAGATCATGCGCTCAGCCTGCCAGATCATCCAATACCGGCGTGGAGCCTGACATGGGCGCCATCCGCAACGAAATCCGACGGCTGCGCTTCGAGCATGGAGAGATGACGCAACAGGAGTTAGCTGAAAAAATCAACGTCACTCGCCAAACCGTGAACGCAATCGAACAGGGCAAATACTCGCCCTCGCTGGAAGCCGCATTCCGAATCGCTGCCGTGTTCGGCAAGCCGCTGGAAAGCGTATTCCACTATTCCAAGGACCAATGAGCGGATTACAGCGCTCGGCGCCCCACATTTGAGGGTTTAAAGGGGTCGGTTGCGCCCTCTCAAGAAGTGTAGTCTCGCAATTTGCTAGGACAGGACCCTCAAGAGCGAACAATTGGCGAAACTCAGAATTTCACATACAATGAGCAGAATGTCTTCCCGGGGTGACAACGCGCTGGCCTGGGCCCATCCTGTGGTTCGCGATTGGTTCCTGGCGAAGTTCGGCAGTCCGACGGAGCCGCAGGAGCAGGGCTGGCCGCACATCCTGGCGCGGCATGCCACGCTGATTGCCGCGCCCACCGGGTCGGGCAAAACGCTGGCTGCATTCCTCGCCTGCATTGATCGCCTTGTCCGGCAGGCGCTCGCCGGCGATCTCCAGAACCGCACCGAGGTGCTCTATGTCTCGCCGCTGAAGGCGCTGGGCAACGACATCCAGAAAAACCTCGAAGTGCCGCTGGGGGAAATTCTTCAACTGGCGGCCGAGCGCGGACTGCTGATGCCGGAAATCCGCACCGCGGTTCGCACCGGCGACACGCTCATGCACGAGCGCCGCGCCATGCTGCAGCGCCCGCCACACATCCTGGTCACCACGCCGGAATCGCTCTACATCCTGCTGACGGCGGAGAAGAGCCGCCGCATGCTGCGCGATGTGGACACGATGATCGTGGATGAAATCCACGCGGTCGCCGGCGACAAGCGCGGCTCGCACCTGGCGCTTTCGCTGGAACGTCTCGACGCCCTGATCGAAAGCAGTGGGCACGCGGCGCCGGTGCGCATCGGGCTTTCGGCGACGCAGAAGCCGATTGAGGAGATAGCGCGCTTCCTCACGGGTCAGAGACCCGTGCCACACATGCCCGCCATCGTGGACGTCGGTCACCGCCGTGCCATGGACTTGCAGATTGAAGTCCCCGGCATTGAGCTCGGCGCGGTGGCGTCCAACGAGATGTGGGACGAGATCTACGAGCGCATAGCCGAACTGGTTCGGAAGCACCGCTCCACGCTGGTGTTCGTGAACACGCGGCGCATGGCGGAGCGCGTATCGCATCATCTCGCGGAAAAGTTGGGCGCGGAAACCGTTGCCGCGCACCATGGAAGCTTGTCGCGCAAACTGCGCCTCACCGCCGAAAACAAGCTCAAGAACGGCGAACTCAGAGTGCTGGTGGCGACCGCATCCCTGCAGCTCGGGATTGATATCGGCGCCATCGATCTGGTGATCCAGATCGCCTCGCCGCGGTCCATCGCCGTCGCCCTGCAACGTGTCGGACGCGCCGGTCACTGGCGTGGCGCGATTCCCAAGGGCCGCCTGTTCGTCACCACGCGCGACGAATTGTTCGAATGTGCCGCCCTCATCCGGGCGATCAAGCATGGCGAGCTTGACCGCATCCTGATTCCCGATGCGCCGCTCGACATTCTCGCGCAGCAGATCGTGGCGACATGCGCGGGCTCGGTCGACGGTCGACAGTCGACGGTCGACGGCAAGGTCGATGCCCAGAGCGAAAACGGGTCATGGAGCGAAGACGATCTTTTCGCGCTGATGTGCCGCGCCTATCCCTATCGCAATCTCGCGCGCCAGGATTTCGACGCCATCCTAGGAATGCTTTCCGAGGGCATCTCGGCCCGCCGCGGCCGCTTCGGCGCATTCCTGCATCGCGATCGCATCAACGGACGCGTTCGTGCCCGCCGGGGCGCGCGCTTGGCGGCCATCACCAGCGGCGGCGCGATTCCGGACAATGCGTTGTTCACGGTCGTCGCCTCGCCGGAAGGCACCATGGTCGGCACCGTGGACGAGGACTTCGCGGTCGAATCGATGGCCGGCGACATCTTCGTCCTGGGCAACACCTCGTGGCGCATTCGCCGCATCGAGAGTTCCTCCGGCCGCGTCCTGGTGGAAGACGCGCACGGCGCGCCGCCGGGAATTCCGTTTTGGCTGGGCGAAGCTCCGGCGCGCACTGCCGAGCTTTCCGAACACGTTGCTCTGCTGCGCCAAGAACTCAGCGCCCGGCTGGGGAAAACTTCGCCGGTCGCGTTCTCCACCAGTTTGCCCGAAGTCGTCGCAGCCATGGAGTGGTTAAAAGAAGAGTGTGGCCTCGACGCTGCCGGCTCGGAGCAGGCCATCCAGCACCTGGTCGCCGGACGCGCCGTGCTGGGTGAAGTTCCAACGCAAAAGACCATCATCGCCGAGCGCTTTTTCGACGAAGGCGGCGGCATGCAACTGGTGATTCATGCGCCCTTCGGTGGCCGGATCAATAAGGCGTGGGGGCTGGCGCTGCGCAAGCGTTTCTGCCGCAGCTTCAATTTTGA
This is a stretch of genomic DNA from Terriglobia bacterium. It encodes these proteins:
- a CDS encoding helix-turn-helix transcriptional regulator, yielding MGAIRNEIRRLRFEHGEMTQQELAEKINVTRQTVNAIEQGKYSPSLEAAFRIAAVFGKPLESVFHYSKDQ